The Apium graveolens cultivar Ventura chromosome 11, ASM990537v1, whole genome shotgun sequence genome has a window encoding:
- the LOC141695458 gene encoding uncharacterized protein LOC141695458: MDKYVLLVRAVMTQFDECHVEHILREENAKADALSKFASSEIEKFRYGIPRILVTDNGTQFNNEEFRKYWQAEVANRIILDGLKKRIEKSRNNWVDKILPTLWTYRTTCRVTTGATPFMLAYGAEAVVPVEISHSSPRIQAYNAEEDEEGQRLALDLIDKV; encoded by the exons ATGGACAAATATGTCCTCCTAGTGAGGGCCGTAATGACTCagtttgatgaatgccatgtagAGCACATTCTaagagaggaaaatgctaaggcagatgcattatctaAATTTGCCTCATCAGAGATAGAAAAGTTCAG ATATGGAATCCCCCGTATCCTggtcaccgataatggaacacagttcaacaatgaagAGTTTAGGAAGTATtggcaagcggaagtggcaaatcgtaTAATTCTAGATGGGCTGAAGAAGAGGATTGAAAAAtccaggaataattgggtggataaAATACTCCCAACACTTTGGACTTAtcggactacttgtagagtcactaccGGAGCAACACCATTTATGTTGGCTTATGGAGCGGaggcagttgttcctgtagaaatatcACACTCGTCTCCCAGAATCCAAGCATACAATGCTGAAGAAGATGAGGAAGGGCAAAGACTAGCCCTGGACCTAATAGATAAAGTATGA